The Streptomyces halobius genomic interval CAGGCGATCGGTGAGCAGGACGAGTACGAGCGCTGCACGACGTTCCTGCGTGACTCCTCCCCGACGGCCGCCGACACGCTCGGCTGATTCGCCCGGTCACTCGATGCGGCCGGTCACTCGTAGTTCTGGTCACTCTTAGTATCCGCGGTCACCTTTAGTACCTGCGGTCATGTCTAGTCCCGCCCTTCCCTGCCGGTGAGTTCTCACCGGTGGGAGGGGCGGGGGAAGCCCCGCAGGGCCGGAGCGGGAGGGCACAGCCCGTCGCATCGAGCGCATCCGCCCCGCCGAAACTCCGTCCCCGTGATCGGGACCCATGATCGGGATCGGCTCTTGCGCGGTCCGTGTCCAGCACGGATGATTTTAGTGGGCCGGGTCATCCTGAGCCCGAGGGGACCGGGGCTCCCGAGCCGACAAGGAAGGAGCGGACCGCTACCCGGTAGTTCGCACCTGAGGAGTCCCTCATGTCGCAGCCTTCTCCCATTCCTCCGTCCGGCGACGCGTCCAGAGACGCGGCGGATCCGTCGTTCGCGCCCGATCTGAGTATCGGCAGCCGCACCACGACCCCGTACGAGGACTACGTCCAGGCGGATGTGCTCACCCACCTCCAGCACCCGCTCTCCGACGACCCCGGCGAGATGGTCTTCCTGGTCACGACCCAGGTCATGGAGCTGTGGTTCACGGTCATCGTCCACGAGTGGCAGACCGCCGCCGATGCGCTGCGCCGGGATGAGCTGACGGTGGCGATGGACGCGCTCAAGCGCTCCACGTACGAGCTGGAGGCGCTGAACGCCGCCTGGAAGCCGCTCGCCCGGCTGACCCCGGCGCAGTTCAACGCGTACCGCGGCGCGCTCGGCGAGGGCTCCGGATTCCAGTCGGCGATGTACCGGCGGCTGGAGTTCCTGCTGGGTGAGAAGTCCGCCTCGATGCTGGTGCCGCACCGCGGCGCATCGCGTGAGTACGCCGAGCTGGAGAAGGCCCTTCAGGAGCCGAGTCTGTGGGACGAGGTGCTGCGGCTGCTCGCGCGCCGCGGCTATTCGATTCCGGACGCCGTGCTCTGGCGGGATCCCACCGTCCGTCATGAAGCGGACCCGGCTGTCGAGGCCGTCTGGGCGGAGATCTTCGCCGGCCCGCAGGAGTCCGAACTGGTCCGGCTCGGCGAGGCGCTGACGGATGTCGCCGAGCTGGTCTGGCGCTGGCGCAACGACCATCTGGTGGCGACCCGGCGGGCGATGGGCGCGAAGCCGGGGACCGGCGGTTCCGCGGGGGTGGCCTGGCTGGAGAAGCGGGCCCGCAAGAACGTCTTTCCCGAGCTGTGGACGGCGCGCAGTCATGTCTGAGTCCCCCGGAACCCCTGAGCCGGCCGAGGCCCCGTCCCCCGACGTCGAGGCACAGGCCGCCCAACAGGTCGCGCACGCACGGCGGTTGGACACCGATGACCCGCTCGCCGCGCTGCGCGACCGCTTCACCCTCGACGACGTCACCTACCTCGACGGCAACTCGCTCGGCGCCCTGCCCCGTGCCGTGCCCGGCCGGATCGCCGATGTCATCGCCCGCGAATGGGGCGAGCTGCGCATCCGGTCCTGGACCGAATCCGGCTGGTGGACCGCGCCCGAGCGGATCGGCGACAAGATCGCGCCGCTGATCGGGGCGGCGCCCGGCCGGGTCGTGGTCGGCGACTCCACCAGCGTCAATGTCTTCAAGGCCGTGGTCGGCGGCATCCGGATGGCCGGGAAGGGCTGTACGGAGATCCTGGTCGATGCGACGACCTTCCCGACCGACGGCTATATCGCCCGGTCCGCGGCCCGGATGACCGGCCTCGCGGTGCGGCCTGTCGAGCCTGCGCGGATCTCCGACGAGGTCACCGAGCGGACCGCGCTCGCGCTGGTCAACCATGTCGACTACCGCACCGGAGCGCTCAACGATCTGCCCGGCATCACCCACGCCCTGCACTCCGCCGGCGCGCTTGCCGTCTGGGACCTGTGCCACAGCGCGGGCGCCCTGCCGGTGGGGCTGGACGCGCACCATGTCGACCTCGCCGTCGGCTGCACCTACAAGTACCTGAACGGCGGCCCGGGTTCGCCCGCGTATCTCTACATCCGCGAGAGCCTCCAGAACCGGTTCGAGTCACCGCTGCCCGGCTGGAACTCACACGCCGAACCGTTCGGCATGGACCCCAACTACACCCCCGCCGACGGCATCGTGCGCGGCCGGGTCGGTACCCCCGACATCCTGTCGCTGCTCGCACTGGAGGCGGCGCTGGACGTCTGGGAGGACGTCTCCATCGAGGACGTACGCACCAAGAGCCTCGCCCTGACCGACTTCTTCCTCGACTGTGTGGCCCTGTACGCGCCGCCCGGCCGGGTCCGTTCGGTCACGCCGTACGACCACAGGCGGCGCGGCAGCCAGGTGTCGTTGGAGTGCTCGCGGGCCGGCGGCGTGATGGACGGGCTGATCCGGCGCGGGGTGGTCGGCGACTTCCGGGAGCCGGATGTGCTGCGGTTCGGCTTCACCCCGCTCTACACCTCCTTCGTGGACGCGGAGCGGGCGGCACGGGTGCTCGGCGAGGTGCTGCGGGAGCTGCCCGAGGAGCAGCCGGAGCCGGCCGGGGACGGCGGGTGAGCGCATCGGACGAGGAGTCGGCGCTGCTGGGGCTCGCCCCGGTGGCGCCGGACCGGACGGTGGCGTACGGGCCGCATCCGGACCAGATCGTGGATCTGTACGAGCCGACGGGCGCGGGGCCCGGCAGCGGCGCGCGCCCGCTTGCCGTGCTGCTGCACGGAGGGTTCTGGCGCGCGGCCTACGACCGCCGTCATCTCTCGCCGTGCGCCGCCGAGCTGGCCCGGCACGGTCTGCCGGTAGCGCTGGCCGAGTACCGGCGGGTCGGCGCGGGCGGTGGCGCACCACGGACGTTCGAGGATGTGACGGCGGCCATCGAGGCGGCACGAGCAGAGTTTCACGTGAAACAGTTTCACGTGAAACATCGCCCAGTGACGGCACCTGCGGCCGGGGACGAGCGGGCGGCACCCGGCGGCCTCGTCCTCGTCGGGCACTCGGCGGGCGGCCATCTCGCGCTGCTCGCCGCTGCCCGCCCCGGCACCCCGGTGACGCGTGTCCTCGCCGTCTCACCGGTCGCCGACCTCGCCCGCGCCCACGAGCTGGAGCTGAGCGAGGGCGCGGTCGCCGAGCTGGTGGACGCCAGGGGCGGGGATGCTGTCGACGCCGGAGACGGGGACGCCGGCGACGACGGGGAAGGGGACGCTGTCGGCACCGGGGAGGCGGACGCGCCCGCCCTCGCCGCCAGGATCGCCGCGGCCGATCCGATGTGCCACCCCTTGCCCGCCGACCTCCCCGTCACCCTCCTGCACGGCACCGACGACGCCGACGTCCCCCTGGAGATCTCCCGTCGCTACGCCGCCGCCCACCCCAGCGCCACGACGCTCTTCGAGCTCCGCGGCGTCGGCCACTACGCCACCGTCACCCCGGGCACCCCGGCCTTCCGTACCCTCCTCGCGGCCCTGCTCGACGAGTGACCGGCGGATGACCTGACGGGATATTCGGCAGGGGACGCGGCCGCGCCCTGCCCGCGGCTGCCCGCTCCCTGCCCGCAGCCCTGTGACCTGTGCCGAAGCCTTCTCCGCCCCCGTAGTACTTGAGACGGACCCCCACGGATCCCCACTGGTGGGGACGCCTGCCACGCTCCCACTGCTTACCGTTGTCAGCGTGAACGAGAAGACCCCGCCGCGGAGCACCCTGCACTCAGAGGCCCGGATAGCCCATGGCGCGCTGCACCGGCTGCGCCAGGACCTGTTCGTCGACGCCTTCGCCTTCCGCCCGCTGCCGCCGTTGGACGACGCCAAGGTGGCCCGGTGGGTGCCGTTTCTGCCGGAGCGGGTCCGGCGCTGGGTGCGCTGGCTGCCGCATTCCGCTGTCGGCTTCTTCGCCGCGTGTGTCTTCCTGGCGACCTTCGCCTCGGCCTACGAGGGGGGCCCGGTGGCCGGCGTCATCTTCACGGGTTTCTCCCTGCTGGTCGCCGTACCGCCGGTGCTCACTCTCTTCCGCCCGGTGGGTGCCTTCTGGCTCTCACTGTTCGGGTCCGGGGTGGCGGCGAGCGGCACTGCCGTTTTCGGCGGGTACGCAGGCAGTGCCTGGATGGGTGTCGGCTTCATCGCCCACCTCGCCGTGATGACGCTGGTCGTGCTGCGTACCCGCCCGCGGCTGGCCGTGGAGATGTGGCTGGTCACCTTTGCTCTCGGGGCGGTGTGGTCGGTGTTCACCGGCATCGGTACGGGCGCACTGCCGCCGGTGGCGGTCTTCTCCGGGGTGGTGCTGATCTCCGCGGCCGCGATCCGCGCCTGGCGCGAGGAGCGCCGGCAGGTCGTCGAGACCCAGACCGTCACCGCCGAGGAACGCTCCCGGCGCACGCTGCTGGAGGAGCGCGCCACCATCGCCCGGGAGCTGCACGACGTCGTCGCGCACCATATGTCGGTGATCGCGATCCAGGCCGAGGCCGCCCCGTACCGTGTCGAGAACACCCCGCCCGAGCTGGCCACCTCGTTCGCCACGATTCGTGAGAACGCCGTCGCCGCGCTCACCGAACTGCGCCGCATCCTGGGCGTGGTCCGCTCCGAGGATCCGGACGCCTTCCGCGACCACGACCCGGAGGCACCGCAGCCGACCCTGGCCAGCCTCGATTCGCTGCTGGACAGCGTCCGGGGTGCGGGGCTGACCGTCGAGGCGGTGGTCACCGGCTCGCCCCGCCCGCTGCCGCAGGGCGTCGAGCTGTCCGCGTACCGGATCGTGCAGGAGGCGCTGAGCAATGTGCTGCGGCACGCGCCGGGCGCCGAGGCCCGGGTGGAGGTCTCGTATGTGCTGGGCGGGCTCGGTCTGCGGATCGTCAACGGCGCACCGAGCCGTCTCGCCAAGCCGTCCCCGGGTGCCGGCCATGGCGTCCTGGGCATGCGCGAGCGGGTTCAGATGCTGGGCGGTGAGATGACGGTCTACGACACCGAGGACGGCGGCTTCGAGGTCGCCGCGTTCATCCCGGTGGCGAACACCGCGGGGGAGACCATGGCCGGGGGGAGCGCCGCATGATCAGGGTACTGATCGTCGACGACCAGGTGATGGTCCGCGAGGGCTTCTCCGTGCTGCTCAACGCCATGCCGGACATCGAGGTCGTCGGCGAGGCCGTCGACGGCCGCCAGGCGGTGCAGAAGGTGGCCGTCCTCAAGCCCGATGTCGTACTGATGGACATCCGGATGCCCGAGATGAACGGGCTGGAGGCGACCCGTGAGATCGTCGCCGCCGACGCGGATGCCAAGGTCCTGGTGCTCACCACCTTCGACCTGGACGAATACGTCTACCAAGCGCTGCGGGCCGGGGCCAGCGGCTTTTTGCTCAAGGACGCCTCGGCCGGCCAGCTCGCCGACGGCGTACGCATCGTCGCGTCCGGTGAGGCGCTGCTGGCCCCGACCGTCACCAAGCGGCTGATCTCCGAGTTCTCCCGCCTCGGCACCCCCCGTGCTCCCGCTCAGGAACGCATCGGCGATCTGACGGAGCGGGAGACGGAGGTCCTGGTGCTGGTGGCCCAGGGGCTGTCGAACGGGGAGATCGCCGAGCATCTCGTCGTCGCCGAGTCGACGGTGAAGACGCACGTCAGCCGGATTCTGGTGAAGCTGGGGCTGCGGGACCGCACCCAGGCGGCGGTGTTCGCGTACGAGGCGCGGCTGGTGACGCCGGGGGCTGACCGGGGCCGGTGACGCGGGACGTTGGCCGGGCCGGTGGCCGGGTGGCTGACCGGGGCGTTGTCCGGGGCGTTGTCCGGGGGCTGTCCCGGGTGGTTGACCCGGGAGCGGGGTTACTCCGCGGGGATCTCCCTTACCAGGCGGGAGCTCCAGGGGCACCAGATCAGGCCGGGCAGGAACGCGCCGCCGGCCTCGCGGAGATGGTCTTCGACGTAGGGGATCGTCGCGTCACACACTTCGATGGCGTAGTCGAAGAAATCGATCGTGTCCGGTTTGATGTGATAGCTCCAGCGCGGGTTGTACGCAACGCGGCGCTTGTCGATCCGTCCGACGACGTGGGGCTCGCTGTCGGACGTTCCGTTCACGAGGTCTCGGGCGTGCCGGATCTTGGCCGGGTCGGTGAGCGCGATGACGAACCTCTGGCCGGTGACGTCGGTCATCTCGAAGTAGGCCGTGGGGGCCTTGCCGCGGTGTGCGGTGTGCTGCGTCGGTACTCCTTGGGCGTTCTCCGCCGCCGCGAGGGCGAGCGCCATAGTCGCTGCGAGCACGCCGATCTTGATGGTCAAACGTCGCATGAGCACTCCGGTGCGGATCGGGTCGTGTTCACGACCGTTCACCACGCAAGGTAATGACGTGCTCACGTAAGCCTCTATGGTTACCAGTGGTTATCGCGGCATGAGGTGAAATGGCGGAGAGTGGCTGGCGCCGGGGCGGCCGTCGTGCTGTTGTCCACAGCCTGTGGATGGTGCGGCGAGGGGGGACGGGAGTGCCCGGAGGGGTGCGCCGATGGTGCGGCGAGGGGGTGCCGGAGCGCCGGAGGGGTGCGCCGCTCGATACCCGGGAGTGCGCCGCCGGAGTCCGCTACAGCTCCGGCGGCGCACGGGTGAGGGGCGGCTCGCCCGTGCGCGGCACCGACCCGTCGCGGGCCCCGCCCGGGTGCGTCCCGCCCCCTTCGCGGGGCAGCCCCGGGGCGTCAGCCGATGTCGCGGCGGCGGAAGCCGACGAGACCGGCGGCCAGGAGGACGGCCGCGAGGGCGAGCAGCCAGACGAACGGGGTGGCGGTGACCTCCGCGCCGGGGAGCTTGGGAAGGTGTCCGTAGGGCGAGAGGTCCATGGCCCAGTCCGGCAGCTTGAGGGCCGGGCCGACCCAGCCGATGACCAGGCAGCCGCCGATCACCGCCCAGGCGGCGGCCGAGGCCTTGGGCACCACTCCGAAGAGGAGCACCGCCAGGGAGGTGAGGACCCAGACCGCTGGTATCTGGGCGAGCGCGGCACCCAGGACCGGCCCGATCTGTCCGCCGACGTCCTCCACGGCGAGGCCGTAACTGATGCCCAGCGCCAGCCCGCCCACGGCCAGCACCACGACCGAACCGAGATAGGCGATCACCAGATGGCTGGCCGCCCAGCGCAGCCGCCGGACCGCGCCCGCGAGGACCGGTTCGGCGAGGTCGCCGGTCTCCTCGCCGCGCAGGCGCAGCACGGAGCCCGCCCCGTAGAGCGCGGCGACCATCCCGAGCATGCCGACGATGGCGGCCAGGAAGGCGTCGGCCAGGACCTGCTGGCCGCCCATCCGCTCGACGATCGCGCGGGTCTGTGCGTTGTCGCCGACCACATCGGCCACGCCCTCCGCGACACCGCCGAAGACGGCGCCGGCGAAGGCGAAGCCGAGCGCCCAGCCCAGCAGGGTGGTGCGCTGCAGACGCCAGGCGAGGCCGAAGACGCCGCTGAGGGAGGCGGCCGCCCGCGCCGGGCCGGGGCGGGCGGGCAGGAAGCTCATGCCCAGGTCGCGGCGGGCGGTGAGGGTGTACGCCACGCAGACGGCGGAGGCGATGGCGGCCAGGAAGAGGAGCAGCACCCACCAGCGCTCGTCGGCGAAGGCCCGCAGATTCTCCGCCCAGCCGACCGGCGAGACCCATGTCAGCGGGGAGGAGGCTCCCCCGGACTCCGTCCGGGGGGACCCCCCTTGGGACGCCGCGTCGCCCGCCGCGCGGAGCACGAAGGCGAGGCCGAGGGCGGCCCCGGTCAGGCCCTTGGCCAGCCGCGCGCTCTCGGTGAGCTGCGCGGCGATCGCGGCCAGGGCGGCGAAGAGCATGCCGGTGCCGCCGATGGCGAGGCCCAGGGCGAGCGAACCGCCCGCCGGCCGGCCGGTGTTGGCCAGGCCGGCGGTGATGATCAGGGTGAGCGCCCCGTTGGCGACGAGCGCGGCCAGCAGGGCGGCGGTCAGCGGGGCACGGCGGCCCACCATCGCGGCGGAGAGCAGCTCCTGACGGCCGGTCTCTTCTTCCTCGCGGGTGTGCCGTACGACGATGAGCAGGCTCATCACGGCGGCGAGGACGGCCGCCATACCGCCGATGCGCCAGGCGACCAGGCCGCCGATGGAGTCGCTGAAGACCGGCCCGTACATCGCGCGCAGCGAGCCGTTGGCGTTCATGGAGGCGGCGACCTCGGCCCGCTGGGCGGGGGTGTCGTACAGCGTCTCCAGGGTCGAGCCCATGCTGACGACGGTGAGGCCCAGCAGCACCACCCACATCGGGATCATGATCCGGTCGCGGCGCAGCGCCAGGCGCAACAGGGCGCCGGTGCCGGCCAGATCGCGGGATCCGCCCCCGCGGGCGACCTTGGCGGCGGTCACGGCGGTCATCGTGCCTTCGCCCCTTCGGCGCGGGCGCCGGCGCCGACGTCGTCCTGGTAGTGACGGAGGAACAGTTCCTCCAGGGTGGGCGGGGTGCTGGTGAGGCTGCGGACGCCGGACTTGCTGAGCGAGCGCAGTACGGCGTCGAGCTTGTCGGTGTCGACCTGGAGCTTGACGCGGTGGCCCTTGACGTCCAGGTCGTGGACACCGGGAAGGTGCGTCAGGCCGTTGGGCGGGCCCGCGAGTTCGGCGGTCA includes:
- a CDS encoding tryptophan 2,3-dioxygenase family protein; protein product: MSQPSPIPPSGDASRDAADPSFAPDLSIGSRTTTPYEDYVQADVLTHLQHPLSDDPGEMVFLVTTQVMELWFTVIVHEWQTAADALRRDELTVAMDALKRSTYELEALNAAWKPLARLTPAQFNAYRGALGEGSGFQSAMYRRLEFLLGEKSASMLVPHRGASREYAELEKALQEPSLWDEVLRLLARRGYSIPDAVLWRDPTVRHEADPAVEAVWAEIFAGPQESELVRLGEALTDVAELVWRWRNDHLVATRRAMGAKPGTGGSAGVAWLEKRARKNVFPELWTARSHV
- the kynU gene encoding kynureninase; the protein is MSESPGTPEPAEAPSPDVEAQAAQQVAHARRLDTDDPLAALRDRFTLDDVTYLDGNSLGALPRAVPGRIADVIAREWGELRIRSWTESGWWTAPERIGDKIAPLIGAAPGRVVVGDSTSVNVFKAVVGGIRMAGKGCTEILVDATTFPTDGYIARSAARMTGLAVRPVEPARISDEVTERTALALVNHVDYRTGALNDLPGITHALHSAGALAVWDLCHSAGALPVGLDAHHVDLAVGCTYKYLNGGPGSPAYLYIRESLQNRFESPLPGWNSHAEPFGMDPNYTPADGIVRGRVGTPDILSLLALEAALDVWEDVSIEDVRTKSLALTDFFLDCVALYAPPGRVRSVTPYDHRRRGSQVSLECSRAGGVMDGLIRRGVVGDFREPDVLRFGFTPLYTSFVDAERAARVLGEVLRELPEEQPEPAGDGG
- a CDS encoding alpha/beta hydrolase, with product MSASDEESALLGLAPVAPDRTVAYGPHPDQIVDLYEPTGAGPGSGARPLAVLLHGGFWRAAYDRRHLSPCAAELARHGLPVALAEYRRVGAGGGAPRTFEDVTAAIEAARAEFHVKQFHVKHRPVTAPAAGDERAAPGGLVLVGHSAGGHLALLAAARPGTPVTRVLAVSPVADLARAHELELSEGAVAELVDARGGDAVDAGDGDAGDDGEGDAVGTGEADAPALAARIAAADPMCHPLPADLPVTLLHGTDDADVPLEISRRYAAAHPSATTLFELRGVGHYATVTPGTPAFRTLLAALLDE
- a CDS encoding sensor histidine kinase, which gives rise to MNEKTPPRSTLHSEARIAHGALHRLRQDLFVDAFAFRPLPPLDDAKVARWVPFLPERVRRWVRWLPHSAVGFFAACVFLATFASAYEGGPVAGVIFTGFSLLVAVPPVLTLFRPVGAFWLSLFGSGVAASGTAVFGGYAGSAWMGVGFIAHLAVMTLVVLRTRPRLAVEMWLVTFALGAVWSVFTGIGTGALPPVAVFSGVVLISAAAIRAWREERRQVVETQTVTAEERSRRTLLEERATIARELHDVVAHHMSVIAIQAEAAPYRVENTPPELATSFATIRENAVAALTELRRILGVVRSEDPDAFRDHDPEAPQPTLASLDSLLDSVRGAGLTVEAVVTGSPRPLPQGVELSAYRIVQEALSNVLRHAPGAEARVEVSYVLGGLGLRIVNGAPSRLAKPSPGAGHGVLGMRERVQMLGGEMTVYDTEDGGFEVAAFIPVANTAGETMAGGSAA
- a CDS encoding response regulator, which codes for MIRVLIVDDQVMVREGFSVLLNAMPDIEVVGEAVDGRQAVQKVAVLKPDVVLMDIRMPEMNGLEATREIVAADADAKVLVLTTFDLDEYVYQALRAGASGFLLKDASAGQLADGVRIVASGEALLAPTVTKRLISEFSRLGTPRAPAQERIGDLTERETEVLVLVAQGLSNGEIAEHLVVAESTVKTHVSRILVKLGLRDRTQAAVFAYEARLVTPGADRGR
- a CDS encoding BP74-related protein — protein: MRRLTIKIGVLAATMALALAAAENAQGVPTQHTAHRGKAPTAYFEMTDVTGQRFVIALTDPAKIRHARDLVNGTSDSEPHVVGRIDKRRVAYNPRWSYHIKPDTIDFFDYAIEVCDATIPYVEDHLREAGGAFLPGLIWCPWSSRLVREIPAE
- a CDS encoding ABC transporter permease, producing MTAVTAAKVARGGGSRDLAGTGALLRLALRRDRIMIPMWVVLLGLTVVSMGSTLETLYDTPAQRAEVAASMNANGSLRAMYGPVFSDSIGGLVAWRIGGMAAVLAAVMSLLIVVRHTREEEETGRQELLSAAMVGRRAPLTAALLAALVANGALTLIITAGLANTGRPAGGSLALGLAIGGTGMLFAALAAIAAQLTESARLAKGLTGAALGLAFVLRAAGDAASQGGSPRTESGGASSPLTWVSPVGWAENLRAFADERWWVLLLFLAAIASAVCVAYTLTARRDLGMSFLPARPGPARAAASLSGVFGLAWRLQRTTLLGWALGFAFAGAVFGGVAEGVADVVGDNAQTRAIVERMGGQQVLADAFLAAIVGMLGMVAALYGAGSVLRLRGEETGDLAEPVLAGAVRRLRWAASHLVIAYLGSVVVLAVGGLALGISYGLAVEDVGGQIGPVLGAALAQIPAVWVLTSLAVLLFGVVPKASAAAWAVIGGCLVIGWVGPALKLPDWAMDLSPYGHLPKLPGAEVTATPFVWLLALAAVLLAAGLVGFRRRDIG